GCTATATTTTTCGATTTTAAATTTTACAAAAACACAAATCCAAATTTTTGACTTGTATTTTTGTGATGATAAAATAAAAAAATCAGAAATAAGCTGTTTTTAAGGCCGAGAAAATCAGCAAGCCCTAATTAGGGTTAAATATATTTTCTCACGATTGAATTTTTAACTCGAACTTGATACAAGTATTATTACAAACAAAAACCGCAAATAGTTGCGGTTTTTGTTTGTATAAAAAAGATAAAATTATTTAACAATCAATTTTGCAGTTTCTGAATGCTTTAAATCTGAAACTTTTATAAAATAAATACCGTCTTTTAATTTACTGATATTTATTTTACCGTTGATTATTTTACTGTAGCCTGAAACCATTTTTCCGGCTATGTCAAATATTGAAACTTGTACATTCTGAATATCAAATAATGATAAATCTATAGCTATTTCATTATCGCCCGGGTTAGGGTAAATATTTAATGCATCTCCTTTGTCAACAGTTTCAACTCCTACGGAAACAATTTTGTTTTTAAAGAAATATACTTCTCCGCCGGAAGTTCCTATGAATGCATCATTATCTCCGTCATTATCTATATCAACTAATGAAACTCCCGGAATATACAGTGCTAAATTCAAAGGATTTTCGTTGCCGTATTGTACTTTAAAATCCGGTGTATCGGCAGTTCCTTTATTTTCTGCATATGAAACTCTCCAACCCATTCCATAATAATAACTGCCGGCTAACAAGTCATAATCTCCGTCGTTATCAACATCCGCAAATTCCGGAAACAAATAATACCAAGTACCGGGCAAAGTTACAGGACTTGCTTCGCTTGTAAAAACAGGAGCGGAAACTGTTCCGGTATTTCTGTAAAAGTCTAAAACATTTCCGAAATTTCCGAGAAATAAGTCCAAATCACCGTCATTATCAATATCTACAAAATCAAAATCTAAGGGATTCGAAATACCCGGCAAAGGATTATCTGCCCCCGTTTGTTCCGTGAAAACGGGGTTGTCGGCAGTTCCCGTATTCTCAAAATATCTTAAATCTCCGTTACCGTATCCGCCTACAAAAACGTCTTCATCACCGTCATTATCAATATCAACAAATTTTAGTGTCGGTATAGAGCTTGGATTTAAAACTGCATTTAAGGGATTATCTGCCCAATCTTGTTTTTCAAAAGCGGGAGATGTATTTGTTCCGGTGTTTTTATAATATGCAAATTTAAATGCAGAGGCAGCAGCATTATAAACACCCGTGAACATATCATAATCACCGTCGTTGTCAATATCAACGAAATCAGGTAATACGTAATATGTTGAATCTATTCCGCCGGAAGTGTTTTCAAAAATTGCGGTTGATGATGTTCCCGTATTTTTGTAGTATTCTATTTTATTGTACCGGCCGAAAATTAAGTCTAAATCGCTGTCGGTATCCAAATCAATAAGGTCGGGTAAGTTTGAACTTAAATTGTTAATATTGTTAAACGGATTTGAATTTCCGGTAATTTCTACAAAATCAGGAGTTGTATTGCTTCCCTGATTTTCAAAATAACGATTTCCGTTTAAAAGACCGTCTAAGTCGCCGTCTCCGTCAAGGTCTTTCAGTAACATACTTTCAAGTGAGCTGCCGAATGTTGCATCAAAAAAAGCTGAAGCATCTTCCTGTGTAAATGCAGGATTTTGGGCATCTCCGGTATTTCTGTATAAATAAGGATAATTGTTGTATTTTCCTATAAAAACATCCAAATCACCGTCATTATCAATATCGGCAAAACTTAATCTGTCCATATATTGAGGGTCAACACCGTTCAGCGGATTACTTCCTCCGGTTCTTTTGACAAAATAAGGATTTGAAGTATTACCCAGGTTTTCATAATAAAGAGTCTCACTATTACCTTGGTCTCCTATAAAAGCATCAAAGTCACCATCGTTATCAATATCGGTAAAACTCAGATAAGGTTGGTTTTGAAAGAACTTTCCGTCAAAAGGATTGTTTGTTCCGAATTGTTCTTCCAAAATTGCGTTTGAATTATCGCCGGTGTTTTTAAAATATTTTATTGTGTAAATTCCGGAATTATAATCTTGATAAATTGAAAAAACATCCAAATCACCGTCATTATCAATATCAATGAAATTTGTATAACCTGCATTTGCAATAATATTTCCTGAGAACGGGTTTGTTCCTCCGAAGGGGTTATCGGTACCGGTCATTTGAACAAACATATCTGATTCGTATGCTTTTACTGCGACAGATGTTTTAAAATCAGTTTTAAAAGGCAGTTTTTTGTTGAAATTTTGTGCATCTGCCTGTCCTGCTGTCAACATTAAAGACATTGTTGCACCGGCAGTTGCCAGCTTAAGCAAATTTTTCAAACGTAACAGTTTTTCGAATAATTTTCTTACACGATAAACAAGGCTTCGTTGTTTTTTTTTGGTCAATTGATAAAAAGAACCGCTTTTGATTCTTTTATCAAGACGTTTGCGAAGTTTTTTGTACTTCACTCCGGTTTCCCGAAACTCTCTTAAAGTAATTGTGTTCATGGTACTTAAATTTTAAATTAGAAAAAGTTATTTCTTATCGGGTATTGCCCAATAGCTCTCGTCAGGTGTTGTTATTGCAATACTTACTGATTGATGATCCTGATTTATTATATTTGGCCTTACCGTATTCGGTAATATTTTAACGTCATAAATTTCATCTACACTGTTTTCGTACATAATATTTCCCACAATTGCACCGCTCGGCAAATGCACTATTATAACTCCGGCTTTTTGAGATTTTTTTGCTATCGGCAAATCTTTGAATGCCGAAGTTGTATGTCTTAATTTTGAATGTCCTATGAACAAATAATCACCGATTTTATCCATTCCTCTTAGGAAATAATCAAATTTTGTAACGGTTTCAAACTTTCCTGTTTTTTTATCAATCTCTATTAATTCGCCTGCGGCAGATTGTAAGGCGTATAAATCCCCGTTGTATATTCTCGGAGAATGAGGCATTGCAAGATTTTCTGATATAATTTCATTAGATTCAACATCTATAATAATGCCGCCGGTAAGTTTATTTTCTCTCCATCCTCCGGGAGTATCAGTTTTACCTAATGCCGAAACGTATTTTATTTTTTTATCTTCTGTTGCTGTTCCGTTTAAATGGCAACGGTCTTCCGGAGCAAGTTGAGATATAAACTTAGGTTTCCAAACGGGCTCAAAACTGTAATTATCATTTATCTTTACAATTGATGAAAAAAGAGTGTTCACGGCAAGTAAATCATTATTGTTCCAATTTAAATCATGTAAAGATAATTGCCCTGTATGAAAAGTTGCTCTCGGCATATATAATGCATCATACACATTCGGTTTAGGCGGATATGTTTTTGCCATTGAAGGTGTGTTTGCCAAAATATGCAAATTAGATTTACAAGCAATCGCCATTTTATTCCCTTGGGTTGCAATTCCCATTGCACCTTCAAAAGTTCTCGCAAGCAAGATAATTTTATCGGGTGTGGGGGCACTAAGTAAAACAACTTTTCCTGCCTGATAAGTGCTTAATGCTATGGTGCATTGCAAATTATATAGTATTTCCGGAACTTCAGGACTGTATCTTGAGGTAAAGGGAGGTAACGGTTTTTTTGTGTCGTTCATTTTTTTCTTTTTGATATTTATAACAAATATAATATAATAAAATCAGAATCTTAATTTATAAAAGAAAAGCTTGCATTAGTGACTTGAATTTTGCTTTAAATTTATTACTTTTGTAAAACTTTTGAACAAAATAATCCACTATAATGACAGAAAAATATTTAAAACACGAAGCAGAAAGAAATGCAATGGGAATTCCTGCTCTTCCCCTAAATTCAGAACAAACAGAAGATTTATGCAAACTGCTTGAGAATCCGCTTGCCGGAAAAGAAGAGTTTTTAATAAATTTATTTACCCAAAGAATATTTCCCGGGGTTGACCCTGCGGCAATGGTAAAAGCAAAATTTCTGCATAAAATAATTAAGAAAGAAAAGAAATCTCCTCTCGTTTCTCCGAAAAAAGCTGTTGAAATATTAGGTACAATGCTCGGAGGCTATAATGTTGCTCCGCTTATTGATATACTAAACAACGAAGAACTTGCGAATGATGCCGTTAAATCTTTATCACAAACAATTTTTATTTATGAAGCGTTTAATACGATTTCCGAATTATCAAAAACAAATAAATATGCAAAAAAGGTTATTGAATCATGGGCAAACGCAGATTGGTTTACTGCAAAAACACCTGTTCCCGAAAATTTAAAAGTTAAAGTTTTTATGGTTGAGGGCGAAACAAATACTGATGACCTTTCACCTGCAAGCGATGCTTGGAGTCGTTCAGATATTCCTTTGCACTCACTTTCAATGCTTAAAGCAAGAATGCCCGAAGGACTTAAAGAAATTGCAGATTGGAAAGCAGCAGGAAGCAAAGTTGCCTATGTCGGAGATGTTGTCGGAACAGGGTCTTCCAGAAAATCAGCAACTAACAGCGTTTTGTGGCACATGGGAGAAGATATACCCTTTATTCCGAATAAGAAAAGAGACGCAGTTGTTATCGGAAGTGTTATTGCTCCGATTTTTTTCAACACGGTTGAAGATTCCGGAGGTTTACCGATTGTGGCGGATGTTGCAAAATTAAATCACGGAGATATTATCAATATTAATACCGTAACCGGTAAAATAACTTCTGAAAGCGGAGAACTTTTATCAACATTTGAATTAAAACCGAATACACTTGCAGACGAATTCAGGGCAGGAGGTCGTATTCCGTTAATTATAGGAAGAAAACTTACAAATGATGCAAGAGAGTTTCTGGGATTGGATGAAACAGACGTTTTTGAAAAGCCTCAGAACCCTGTTCCTAAACCTAATCAAGCATATACATTAGCACAAAAAATGGTCGGAAAAGCTTGCGGTACGGAAGGTGTTCTTCCCGGCATGGCGGTTGAACCGAAAATGACAACCGTAGGTTCGCAAGATACAACAGGGCCAATGACGGCAGATGAAATTACGGAACTTGCATGTTTAAAATTTCAATCAGACTTATTTATGCAATCATTCTGTCATACAGCAGCTTACCCGAAGGAAACAGATACAAAAATGCACCAAATGTTACCGAAATTCATTATGGAAAGAGAAGGTGTTTCTTTATATCCAGGCGACGGTGTAATTCATTCATGGCTTAACAGAATGTTGCTTCCCGATACGGTAGGAACAGGCGGAGATTCGCATACAAGATTTCCTTTGGGAATTTCATTCCCGGCAGGTTCGGGACTTGTTGCATTTGCCGGAGCACTCGGCTCAATGCCTCTTGATATGCCTGAATCTGTTCTGGTAAAATTCAAAGGAAAAGCAAAGCCGGGTATCACTTTGCGTGATATGGTAAACGCAATTCCGCTTTGGGCAATTGAAAAAGGTTTAATGACTGTTGAGAAGGAAGGCAAAAAAAATATTTTTAACGGCAGGATTTTAGAAATGGAAGGAATGCCGGATATTACCGCTGAACAAGCATTTGAATTAACAGATGCTGCCGCTGAAAGAAGTGCTGCCGCAGCAACTTATAAATTATCAGAGAAGTCGGTAGCAACTTATTTAAAATCAAATGTTGCACTTCTTGAAAAAATGTTGAAAGACGGATACGGATACGCAACAACTATTCAAAAACGTATTGACGCAATGAAAGATTGGTTGAAAAATCCGCAACTTTTAAAAAGAGATAAAAATGCAGAGTATGCAGCAGTAATTGAAATTGATTTAGCAGAAATTAAAGAACCTATTGTTGCCTGCCCTAACGACCCCGATGATGTTAAATACATTTCGGAAGTTCAAAATACAAAAGTTAATGATGTTTTCATCGGTTCATGTATGACAAATATCGGTCATTTCCGTGCAGCATCAAAAATTTGGGACGGTTTTGAAAGAAATACCGAAATAAGAACCTACATTGTACCTCCTACAAAAATGGACAGTGAAAAATTGAAATCAGAAGGTGAGTTTTCAAAATTTGCAAAAATGGGTGCAAGAATTGAAATTCCCGGATGTTCAATGTGTATGGGAAATCAGTTGAGAGTACCTGACAATGCTGTTGTATTTTCAACTTCAACAAGAAATTTTAATAACAGAATGGGAAAAGGTGCACAAGTTTATTTAGGCTCTGCCGAAATGGCGGCAATTGTTTCTGTTTTAAACAGAATTCCTACACCCGAAGAGTATTTTGAATATTACAATAAATACGTTAAACCGGAAGAAAGTAATATTTATAAATATTTGCAATTTGACGAAGAATATGTATAGGTAAAAGAAAGGTAAGAAAACATTCAACTATTTTTTATAAATTTTAAATTCAAAATCATGAAAAACAAACTTCTAATTGTATCGGTAATAATGTTTATTTCTGCAGGACTTTTTGCTCAAAACTGTGAAGCCTATGTTCCTACAGAAAAAGGTGTAAAATACACATATAAAACAAGCAATAAAAAAGGAAAAGTGCAAAGTTATTATTCGCAAGAATTACTTTCAAAGAAAAATGAAGACGGCGGAACAAAATTTGAAATTTTACATATAAATTATGATGATAAGAAAGAACTTATTAATCAAGACACATTATTCTTTTATTGCAAAGGAAATGTTTTTTATATAGATATGGGAAGTTACCTGAACGAGGAACAGTTAAGTAATTATGACGAATCCCTTATTGAAATTACTTCTGACAACATAGGGTATCCGTCAAATTTAAAACCGGGAACAGAGCTAAAAGACGGCTATGTTCAAGCTGATATAAACGTTGGAATGACTTTGACTTTTAAAACTGATGTAATAAACAGAGAAGCAGAGGCATACGAAGACATTGCAACAGATGCCGGAACATTTAAAACAATACGAGTGTCTGAAGATATTGTAAGTAAAATAGGATTTATTACAATTAAAATGAAAACAATTTCTTGGGTAAAAACAGGAATCGGCAATATAAAAGTCGAAAACTATGATAAAAAAGGCAATTTATCATCTGTTACAGAGCTTGTAGGTATTGAGTAGCTTTCTTTGTCGTACGATTTGACTATACCAAGTTACTTGCTTGAACATTATATTAGTTATTTTAGGCAGATTTTAAGGGTGTCGGAAAGCAGTTTGTCCGTTTATCAACAAATATAACACATAAAACTTCTGCCTGATATTTAGAAATTACAAAACAACATCACAAGCATAAAAATTAGATTGTAACCTTAAACTATTTTAAATATCGACAGTCAAAAATGCAATATTTGAAAACAGCATGAATTCTGTAAAAACGGAAAGTCGAATACAAAGTTTACTGAAAGAGAAAGATTTTTCTTCGGCCTTTAATCAAATTGTTGAAGAATATAAAGAACAACTGTATTGGCATATCAGAAAAATTGTTTTAGTACATGA
Above is a genomic segment from Bacteroidales bacterium containing:
- a CDS encoding T9SS type A sorting domain-containing protein, with protein sequence MNTITLREFRETGVKYKKLRKRLDKRIKSGSFYQLTKKKQRSLVYRVRKLFEKLLRLKNLLKLATAGATMSLMLTAGQADAQNFNKKLPFKTDFKTSVAVKAYESDMFVQMTGTDNPFGGTNPFSGNIIANAGYTNFIDIDNDGDLDVFSIYQDYNSGIYTIKYFKNTGDNSNAILEEQFGTNNPFDGKFFQNQPYLSFTDIDNDGDFDAFIGDQGNSETLYYENLGNTSNPYFVKRTGGSNPLNGVDPQYMDRLSFADIDNDGDLDVFIGKYNNYPYLYRNTGDAQNPAFTQEDASAFFDATFGSSLESMLLKDLDGDGDLDGLLNGNRYFENQGSNTTPDFVEITGNSNPFNNINNLSSNLPDLIDLDTDSDLDLIFGRYNKIEYYKNTGTSSTAIFENTSGGIDSTYYVLPDFVDIDNDGDYDMFTGVYNAAASAFKFAYYKNTGTNTSPAFEKQDWADNPLNAVLNPSSIPTLKFVDIDNDGDEDVFVGGYGNGDLRYFENTGTADNPVFTEQTGADNPLPGISNPLDFDFVDIDNDGDLDLFLGNFGNVLDFYRNTGTVSAPVFTSEASPVTLPGTWYYLFPEFADVDNDGDYDLLAGSYYYGMGWRVSYAENKGTADTPDFKVQYGNENPLNLALYIPGVSLVDIDNDGDNDAFIGTSGGEVYFFKNKIVSVGVETVDKGDALNIYPNPGDNEIAIDLSLFDIQNVQVSIFDIAGKMVSGYSKIINGKINISKLKDGIYFIKVSDLKHSETAKLIVK
- a CDS encoding bifunctional aconitate hydratase 2/2-methylisocitrate dehydratase, which translates into the protein MTEKYLKHEAERNAMGIPALPLNSEQTEDLCKLLENPLAGKEEFLINLFTQRIFPGVDPAAMVKAKFLHKIIKKEKKSPLVSPKKAVEILGTMLGGYNVAPLIDILNNEELANDAVKSLSQTIFIYEAFNTISELSKTNKYAKKVIESWANADWFTAKTPVPENLKVKVFMVEGETNTDDLSPASDAWSRSDIPLHSLSMLKARMPEGLKEIADWKAAGSKVAYVGDVVGTGSSRKSATNSVLWHMGEDIPFIPNKKRDAVVIGSVIAPIFFNTVEDSGGLPIVADVAKLNHGDIININTVTGKITSESGELLSTFELKPNTLADEFRAGGRIPLIIGRKLTNDAREFLGLDETDVFEKPQNPVPKPNQAYTLAQKMVGKACGTEGVLPGMAVEPKMTTVGSQDTTGPMTADEITELACLKFQSDLFMQSFCHTAAYPKETDTKMHQMLPKFIMEREGVSLYPGDGVIHSWLNRMLLPDTVGTGGDSHTRFPLGISFPAGSGLVAFAGALGSMPLDMPESVLVKFKGKAKPGITLRDMVNAIPLWAIEKGLMTVEKEGKKNIFNGRILEMEGMPDITAEQAFELTDAAAERSAAAATYKLSEKSVATYLKSNVALLEKMLKDGYGYATTIQKRIDAMKDWLKNPQLLKRDKNAEYAAVIEIDLAEIKEPIVACPNDPDDVKYISEVQNTKVNDVFIGSCMTNIGHFRAASKIWDGFERNTEIRTYIVPPTKMDSEKLKSEGEFSKFAKMGARIEIPGCSMCMGNQLRVPDNAVVFSTSTRNFNNRMGKGAQVYLGSAEMAAIVSVLNRIPTPEEYFEYYNKYVKPEESNIYKYLQFDEEYV
- a CDS encoding TIGR03032 family protein, translating into MNDTKKPLPPFTSRYSPEVPEILYNLQCTIALSTYQAGKVVLLSAPTPDKIILLARTFEGAMGIATQGNKMAIACKSNLHILANTPSMAKTYPPKPNVYDALYMPRATFHTGQLSLHDLNWNNNDLLAVNTLFSSIVKINDNYSFEPVWKPKFISQLAPEDRCHLNGTATEDKKIKYVSALGKTDTPGGWRENKLTGGIIIDVESNEIISENLAMPHSPRIYNGDLYALQSAAGELIEIDKKTGKFETVTKFDYFLRGMDKIGDYLFIGHSKLRHTTSAFKDLPIAKKSQKAGVIIVHLPSGAIVGNIMYENSVDEIYDVKILPNTVRPNIINQDHQSVSIAITTPDESYWAIPDKK